CCGTCAGCTTCCGCTGGGCCACGCGCTCGGCCGGGGCGGACCCGACCATGCCGCATCCGGCGGCTAGTTGTCGCTCTCGGCCACCGCGATGGACCCGGGCTCTCCAGGTGATACAACTCGCCACCCGGCGGGGTGCGCTGGCTCGGGCGCAGCCGGGGGGCGGGCGTTGGACAACGCCCGCCCCCCGGTGGACCGCGTACGGTCGGGCTACGTCACCAGGTGGTGCCGCAGTTCTTCGCGGTGCCACTGGCCGGCACGAAGGCCATCGCGTCCCAGGCGATGTCCACGTCACCGGTGCTTCCGGCGATCATGTTGCTGAGCTGCACCCGGGCACCCGGGCCCAGGGTGTAGCGGCCCAGGCTCACCCACCGGTCGACGCCCAGGGTCTCGGCGTCCTGGTTGATGGGGCACTCCGCCGGGTCGCCAGCGACGCCTCTGCCCCGTTCGATGTAGTAGCTCGCCCCGGTCTCGTTGGCGCCGTGCGAGGGCAGGTGCACCACGATGTCCCAGCTGCTGGTGCCGCTGCGGATGTTCGGCGTCCAGGTGCCGACGATCTTGTGCAGGCCGGCATAGTCCGGGTCCATGCTGTGGCTGAACCACATGTGGCCGAGATACCCCGCGCCGAGCTGGTGCAGGTCGATGTCCGCGTGGAAGCTCATCAGGTCGCCCGCGGGTGACCCGAGACGGAGCGTGAACTTCCCGCCCCAGCTCTGCCCCGCACAGCCCAGCGGGTTCATCGAGGAGTCGGCCAGGTCGTCCACGATCAGGGCGCCGGTCGCCGAGAACGGGGTGCAGACCTTCGGATAGACCCGCTTCGCCGCGGGTTCCGCCGAACCGACCGCGTACACCAGCTTCTCGGTGCTCAGCGGATTGGCCTCGGTGACCCAGCTGGTGTCGCTGTGCCACCAGCAGGACTCGTCGCAGCTCGAGTTGTCGCCGAACGGCGAGCAGTTGTTGGCCGCCTGGCAGAACTGGTACATGCCGGGCAGGCTGAGCTGGTTGCTCGTGGAGCCGAACGTCGGCGTCGAGTACTTCGTGTACGGGTCGATCCACTGCCACTGCGGCACCTCCGCCCAACCCATGATCCGCTCCGGGTACGACCAGTCGGAGGGGTGGCTGGCGTCGTTCTGGTCGAGCCGCAGGAACGGCGCGCGGTTCGCCGGGTACGACGGGTTCGCCGGGTTGTTGTACCAGCCGAGACCGTAGTTGCCCAGGGAACCGGGCTCATCGGCGGTGTGTACGCCGCTGTTGTAGGCCCAGACCGCGAGGAACCAGTTCTCGATGTACCGGGGGTCATTCGTGTTGACCGAGATACCCAGCGACTGCACCTGCTGGAACTTCTCCACCAGGATCTGCAGGCCGGCGGCGATGTTCGCCGTGTAGTCGGTGGCGATGGCCACCCGCTGGAGCTCGGTCCAACCGGGTCCGCAGACGGCACAGGTTTGGTCCTCCCGCATTCCGTCGGTCACCTGCGAGATGCCGTAGCCACAGTCGCTGCTGCTGTAGTCGATGTAGTCCCAGCCGGCGCTGCTGCGGGTGCCGTAGTAGTCGGATACGAGCGGGTTGCCTCCATCGCCCGGCGAGGCGTGCCAGGAGGCCTGCGCCATGTTGGTCTCCTGGGCCAGCACCGCCAGCATCACCTGCGCCGGCACCCGCGGATCGGATGACGACCAGGGGAACAGCCCCTGCGGGGTGTACGACGCCATGCCGGTCTTCAGGTAGTTCGCCGGCCGGGTGATGGTCAGCTTGCCCTGCACGGCGAGGTCCACCGCCCATTCCACCTGGTTGGCGCTCGGCTGGAGCACCTGTCGGCGGATGTCGTTGCGGGGGATCGCACACGTCGGCCAGTAGGCGGGATTGCTGATCACCTCCCCCGCGGCGATTGATGCCTGGGGCGTCTGAATCCGCCCGGCACGCGGCGGCGCGACGTCGGCCGGCGGCTTGGCGGTGGCCGTCACCGTACGCCGGCTGACCTGGCCACTGTCGGTGGCCCGCACCGTGACGGCGAGGCTGGACCGGTGGTCCGCCCGCCCGGTCTCGACGGGAAGCACCGACATCGCCAGCAGGT
This sequence is a window from Micromonospora sp. NBRC 110009. Protein-coding genes within it:
- a CDS encoding carbohydrate-binding protein, whose translation is MELTRRRPARRLVLRALGTAVAITASALVAPQPVAARPDTPVPAETLSRGALADPDQALGPKWTTSTDQLVTGAGDRNGFHVYLAREREAFAWSMLTTLNAGLPDAGAWTGSVCVTGSGKRAVAVYAPVSYTNKPELATKGAYVAVVDLTTGKATPLRERVQLAYYNPSCGTGERVLVTRPTDVGQQTTEVLAIDAAAGRVTSTVRLAGQFTNAAPAADGDYGILRGGLHRLRAGKLTKIADPGGRPFAVRATAAGAIDVLTVDAPKQGVADRATAHRYVGRRHTVLGTAPATGLELVGLSGGRNALVGDLGGIRQRPSDLVMLPAAGKTRVASRQGHLLAMSVLPVETGRADHRSSLAVTVRATDSGQVSRRTVTATAKPPADVAPPRAGRIQTPQASIAAGEVISNPAYWPTCAIPRNDIRRQVLQPSANQVEWAVDLAVQGKLTITRPANYLKTGMASYTPQGLFPWSSSDPRVPAQVMLAVLAQETNMAQASWHASPGDGGNPLVSDYYGTRSSAGWDYIDYSSSDCGYGISQVTDGMREDQTCAVCGPGWTELQRVAIATDYTANIAAGLQILVEKFQQVQSLGISVNTNDPRYIENWFLAVWAYNSGVHTADEPGSLGNYGLGWYNNPANPSYPANRAPFLRLDQNDASHPSDWSYPERIMGWAEVPQWQWIDPYTKYSTPTFGSTSNQLSLPGMYQFCQAANNCSPFGDNSSCDESCWWHSDTSWVTEANPLSTEKLVYAVGSAEPAAKRVYPKVCTPFSATGALIVDDLADSSMNPLGCAGQSWGGKFTLRLGSPAGDLMSFHADIDLHQLGAGYLGHMWFSHSMDPDYAGLHKIVGTWTPNIRSGTSSWDIVVHLPSHGANETGASYYIERGRGVAGDPAECPINQDAETLGVDRWVSLGRYTLGPGARVQLSNMIAGSTGDVDIAWDAMAFVPASGTAKNCGTTW